A stretch of the Aspergillus puulaauensis MK2 DNA, chromosome 6, nearly complete sequence genome encodes the following:
- a CDS encoding trihydroxytoluene oxygenase (COG:S;~EggNog:ENOG410PKJ6;~InterPro:IPR004360,IPR037523,IPR029068;~PFAM:PF00903) produces MDTSADQVPCHGGSIPDVTAIGPKQESIASWRGRYGISTRDQIRLVKLAHMRYQHPNLDEITVYLQDFGMQIAKRTADEIWYRGYGTDQYVYYARQGEKKFLGGTFEVETYDDLRRASQLPTAGEIQEIADAPGGGFLLTLTDPEGFPLNLIYGQTAAERGKHPSPLLVNYELEKPRVRKFQRFVPGPAAVHKLGHFGLCVQKFPTMVDFYTKNFNIVPSDFLTVEQDGKEVNVALFAHIDRGTDLVDHHCFFMSTNSTSHVHHCSFEVHDFDTQKLGHQWLAKRGYQSVWGVGRHILGSQIFDYWWDTTGNMVEHYADGDLVNEETPIGYGPAGDEGLAVWGPEVPAWFLQ; encoded by the exons ATG GACACTTCCGCAGATCAAGTACCATGTCACGGTGGCTCCATTCCCGATGTTACAGCCATCGGCCCCAAGCAGGAAAGCATCGCCTCATGGCGCGGCCGCTATGGAATCAGCACGCGGGACCAGATCCGTCTAGTAAAGTTAGCACATATGCGGTACCAGCACCCGAATCTAGACGAGATCACCGTTTACCTTCAAG ACTTTGGAATGCAGATAGCCAAACGAACTGCAGATGAGATATGGTATCGCGGGTATGGGACAGATCAGTACGTTTATTATGCTCGACAGGGCGAGAAGAAATTCCTCGGTGGTACATTCGAGGTTGAAACATACGACGACTTGCGCAG GGCGTCACAACTGCCCACTGCTGGCGAGATTCAGGAAATTGCAGATGCTCCCGGGGGAGGCTTCTTACTCACTCTTACGGATCCCGAAGGGTTCCCCTTGAACCTCATCTACGGGCAGACTGCAGCGGAACGTGGGAAGCACCCGTCTCCTCTGCTCGTCAACTATGAACTGGAGAAACCACGGGTTCGTAAATTCCAACGGTTTGTCCCCGGACCAGCAGCAGTCCACAAG CTAGGGCACTTTGGGCTCTGTGTTCAGAAGTTCCCCACCATGGTGGACTTCTACACGAAGAATTTCAACATCGTGCCGTCCGACTTCCTCACTGTGGAACAAGACGGGAAAGAAGTTAACGTCGCCCTCTTTGCACATATTGATCGTGGAACAGATCTGGTCGACCATCATTGCTTTTTCATGAGCACTAATTCGACCTCCCATGTACACCACTGCTCATTCGAGGTGCACGACTTTGACACCCAGAAGCTAGGCCACCAGTGGCTGGCGAAACGGGGGTACCAGAGTGTATGGGGCGTTGGACGGCATATCCTAGGGTCCCAAATATTCGATTACTGGTGGGACACCACCGGGAACATGGTCGAGCATTATGCGGACGGGGATCTGGTGAATGAAGAAACACCGATAGGCTATGGCCCAGCAGGAGATGAGGGTCTGGCAGTCTGGGGACCAGAAGTGCCGGCTTGGTTTTTGCAGTGA
- a CDS encoding uncharacterized protein (COG:G;~EggNog:ENOG410PVPJ;~InterPro:IPR020846,IPR011701,IPR036259;~PFAM:PF07690;~TransMembrane:12 (i61-81o101-121i128-147o153-174i186-205o217-237i317-341o361-383i404-425o431-456i468-488o500-521i);~go_function: GO:0022857 - transmembrane transporter activity [Evidence IEA];~go_process: GO:0055085 - transmembrane transport [Evidence IEA]), producing MDRALPNQSLAESAPGRDVVPGTEIMLSPNSAHEGSADIVLSPQPSKDPRDPLNWCRRWKYGVIITQFLFLFVAVESALSMGPMFPLFAEEFSLGETEQSLLTGVCVLALGFSNFIIVPCSNILGRRITSLVLCLLGAGTCIWQALASTYSSLLAARVINGVATATSETLLVQVVSDMFFLHERGLWTGVYFMGYFLGLFIGPVISGNIAERFGWRSFFWLSLAMTLFNFVTLLLFFPETKFQRPGHTRSELSYPATTSPEEATECKLDCEELEGNNVTSPPMASRGRPSAAQFRLWQNPDPQWKEFIVRDVFTPMYVFIFPIIFWAGLNVAGPANVLLYWNLTQSPVLSAPPYNFTPSAVGYSNFAFVVGGLIGLATAGPLSDWAAIQATNRNNGIREAEMRLPALIPFFITTVVGIVIGGVGYDRQWDWPVVLVVGYGLSGLCVTAVPTIAIAYAIDCYRPISGEIMVVATVIKNTCGFAMSYWVSPLAAREGWISPTMVEFSLTVGPMLLGIPVYIFGKSLRRRTRNSKVHLYNG from the exons ATGGATCGAGCCCTACCTAACCAGTCTTTGGCCGAAAGTGCCCCCGGCCGGGATGTTGTTCCAGGGACAGAGATCATGCTCAGTCCTAATAGCGCCCACGAGGGCAGTGCAGACATCGT ACTTTCTCCGCAGCCCTCAAAAGACCCGAGAGACCCTTTGAACTGGTGCCGACGTTGGAAAT ATGGTGTAATAATCACCCAGTTCCTATTCCTCTTCGTTGCCGTCGAGTCCGCTTTGTCCATGGGACCAATGTTCCCTCTCTTCGCGGAGGAATTCTCTCTGGGTGAAACCGAGCAAAGCCTCCTGACTGGCGTGTGCGTTCTTGCCTTGGGCTTTTCaaacttcatcatcgtcccaTGTTCGAATATCCTGGGCCGGCGTATTACTAGCCTTGTTCTATGTCTTCTAGGCGCTGGCACATGTATCTGGCAAGCCCTGGCATCGACGTATTCCTCGTTGCTAGCGGCCCGCGTCATTAACGGCGttgcaacagcaacaagtGAAACACTGCTGGTCCAGGTAGTCTCCGATATGTTCTTCCTTCACGAGCGTGGCCTGTGGACAGGAGTTTACTT CATGGGGTATTTCCTTGGGCTATTTATTGGGCCCGTGATATCGGGAAACATTGCAGAACG ATTcggctggagaagcttctTCTGGCTCTCGCTAGCGATGACGCTGTTCAACTTCGTTACACtgttgcttttcttcccagaAACCAAGTTCCAGCGTCCTGGCCATACGCGGTCTGAGTTGTCTTACCCAGCGACAACGTCCCCCGAGGAAGCAACCGAATGCAAGTTGGATTGTGAAGAACTCGAGGGGAACAATGTCACAAGTCCACCCATGGCTAGTCGTGGTCGGCCTTCTGCTGCCCAGTTCAGACTCTGGCAGAATCCTGATCCACAGTGGAAGGAATTCATCGTTCGCGACGTCTTTACCCCGATGTATGTCTTTATTTTCCCGATCATCTTCTGGGCTGGTCTCAATGTAGCGGGCCCCGCCAATGTCCTCCTCTACTGGAACCTGACCCAGTCTCCTGTACTGAGCGCACCCCCATATAACTTCACCCCCTCTGCAGTGGGCTATTCGAACTTCgcctttgttgttggaggcCTTATTGGACTGGCAACTGCCGGTCCGCTCTCTGACTGGGCTGCCATCCAGGCCACCAACCGCAACAATGGCATTCGTGAGGCGGAGATGCGGTTGCCGGCGCTGATTCCTTTCTTCATCACCACTGTTGTCGGGATTGTGATTGGCGGCGTTGGATATGACCGTCAGTGGGACTGGcctgttgttcttgttgtagGCTATGGCCTATCGGGCCTGTGTGTCACCGCAGTGCCCACCATCGCTATCGCATACGCAATCGACTGCTATCGACCTATTTCAGGAGAAATCATGGTGGTGGCGACGGTAATCAAAAATACCTGCGGCTTCGCGATGAGCTACTGGGTGTCTCCTCTAGCGGCACGCGAGGGCTGGATATCACCGACCATGGTGGAATTCTCGCTGACCGTCGGACCAATGCTGCTAGGAATTCCGGTTTATATCTTTGGCAAGTCACTTCGACGCCGAACTCGCAATTCCAAAGTGCATTTGTATAACGGATGA
- a CDS encoding uncharacterized protein (COG:S;~EggNog:ENOG410PRMF;~InterPro:IPR036236,IPR013087,IPR007219;~PFAM:PF00096,PF04082;~TransMembrane:1 (i321-340o);~go_function: GO:0003677 - DNA binding [Evidence IEA];~go_function: GO:0008270 - zinc ion binding [Evidence IEA];~go_process: GO:0006351 - transcription, DNA-templated [Evidence IEA]) — MASERRRGRRQRVCSWCSQSFTKDDHLARHIRTHTREKPFVCAVCRKAFSRQDSLLRHSRNHPQPAGFDDQTATTGAQLINHYPSPSLHGSLCLGQTCAQSQFAEAGRGATASTGGLPLDGSSLYSPPIEPGDRPGLCTGAGAGPSLPDIRTQHSSDTWNAREVNEPYGWGSGAAPQIPGWFVNEEFDLDAFNLCILDSASNWLPRAYDDPVLNASYEVDQVVSEPPSAPPKEDLVKQHWFNFITPSTTGSVTPDVEPEGAQISDEYRDSLAHKLHQTVPSSPLPSTDAMNLCIQMYFTKFSPVFPIVHAPTFRPSAKSSLLLLSICSVGSLFIGSPGAATHGERIFEMLNKAILASWERYIARGGTEAIAMVQAAIIGQTFGLLSGRPKDLLVAETFHGTVIAVSIGLQTQHIEKALTDRKWARRYGMFGVRSESIDSLRDEARLHPKAAWVSWVRKEEQKRLALALCIHDAEISGLLLTAPFLRVPAASLPNIAGDSLWEASTAEEWCSVIEGQISTSAVSNEPRTPHSSGGASQLPEPGSIKHRSGFRQCVELELISSNIMEDWKKGEPCIPDYNEMLVRFHDLYLQGNDSPAADAFLLHALCHSAYISLFVDINRLEVAVGKCGHEQAQLHRSYASEWASSVAGHRCALHGALILRHLESTRIGTEPPIHIPRVLFRAALVWLCYCEFGQGQSSLLPATTDFPELLSLGIDCQKVLFEANNFKSVRPSVAECRTFYALIDLLDRIGHWGISHKLGRLLRVMV; from the exons ATGGCGTCAGAACGTCGTCGCGGGAGACGGCAACGCGTGTGCTCGTGGTGCTCGCAATCGTTCACCAAGGATGACCACCTTGCGCGGCACATAAGGACTCACACTAGGGAGAAACCATTTGTCTGCGCGGTTTGTAGGAAAGCCTTCAGTCGACA GGACTCCCTGCTGCGACATTCCAGAAACCACCCTCAACCCGCTGGTTTCGACGACCAAACAGCAACCACAGGTGCCCAACTCATTAACCACTATCCCAGTCCCTCGCTCCACGGTTCCCTGTGCCTCGGCCAAACGTGCGCTCAGTCTCAATTCGCGGAGGCCGGCAGGGGTGCGACTGCCTCCACCGGTGGCTTGCCTCTCGATGGAAGCAGCCTATATTCGCCTCCTATTGAACCTGGCGACCGACCTGGGTTGTGTACAGGAGCTGGGGCCGGCCCCAGTCTCCCTGATATAAGAACCCAGCATAGCAGCGACACTTGGAATGCGAGGGAAGTAAACGAGCCCTATGGGTGGGGATCAGGGGCGGCCCCTCAGATTCCCGGCTGGTTTGTGAATGAGGAATTCGACTTGGATGCGTTCAACTTATGTATCCTCGACTCGGCGTCCAACTGGCTTCCGCGCGCATATGATGATCCTGTGTTAAACGCCTCATACGAGGTGGACCAGGTGGTTTCCGAACCCCCAAGTGCACCCCCCAAGGAGGACTTGGTCAAGCAGCATTGGTTTAACTTCATTACACCGAGCACTACTGGATCTGTGACCCCGGACGTGGAGCCAGAAGGAGCCCAAATAAGTGATGAATACAGAGACAGTCTCGCTCACAAACTACACCAAACTGTGCCCAGCTCACCCCTACCGTCCACGGATGCCATG AATCTTTGCATTCAGATGTACTTCACCAAGTTCAGCCCTGTATTTCCCATTGTGCATGCGCCAACATTCCGCCCGTCTGCTAAGAGTTCACTCCTGCTCCTTTCGATCTGTTCGGTGGGCAGTCTCTTCATCGGCTCGCCCGGCGCTGCAACTCACGGGGAGAGAATATTCGAGATGCTGAACAAAGCAATACTTGCATCT TGGGAGCGATATATCGCTCGAGGTGGGACAGAAGCTATTGCGATGGTGCAAGCGGCCATAATTGGGCAGACCTTTGGTCTCCTATCTGGG AGACCAAAGGACTTACTCGTGGCGGAAACTTTCCATGGCACGGTGATTGCGGTTAGTATTGGCCTGCAAACTCAGCATATCGAAAAAGCACTGACAGACCGGAAGTGGGCGAGGCGCTATGGCATGTTTGGTGTGCGCTCCGAATCCATTGACTCGCTTCGCGACGAAGCTAGATTACACCCGAAGGCAGCATGGGTGTCCTGGGTTCGAAAGGAAGAGCAAAAGAG ATTGGCTCTTGCGCTGTGTATCCACGACGCTGAAATATCTGGACTATTGCTTACAGCCCCTTTCCTGAGAGTTCCGGCTGCAAGCCTGCCCAATATTGCTGGGGACAGTCTATGGGAAGCCTCTACCGCGGAGGAGTGGTGTAGCGTGATTGAGGGCCAGATATCAACCTCTGCTGTGTCCAATGAGCCTCGCACGCCACACAGTTCTGGCGGCGCGTCACAACTTCCGGAACCCGGGAGCATCAAGCACAGATCGGGCTTCAGACAATGTGTAGAGCTCGAATTGATATCATCCAACATCATGGAAGATTGGAAGAAAGGGGAGCCATGCATACCGGATTACAATGAAATGCTTGTCCGTTTTCACGACCTATATCTCCAGGGAAACGATAGCCCTGCCGCAGATGCATTTTTGCTCCACGCCCTTTGCCACTCGGCATACATCAGCCTGTTTGTTGATATAAATCGACTCGAGGTTGCAGTGGGAAAGTGTGGCCACGAGCAGGCACAACTGCACCGCAGCTATGCTTCTGAATGGGCCTCCTCCGTAGCAGGCCATCGGTGTGCTCTGCATGGTGCACTTATCCTCCGCCACCTCGAATCAACAAGAATTGGCACCGAGCCGCCCATCCATATCCCTCGCGTCCTATTCCGTGCTGCACTCGTGTGGCTTTGTTATTGCGAATTCGGGCAAGGGCAATCCAGCTTACTCCCGGCAACAACGGACTTCCCAGAGCTACTGTCCCTCGGGATAGACTGTCAGAAGGTACTCTTCGAGGCCAATAATTTCAAATCTGTAAGGCCCAGTGTTGCCGAATGCAGGACCTTCTATGCGCTCATTGATCTGCTGGATCGGATCGGGCATTGGGGTATATCTCACAAACTTGGACGTCTTCTTAGGGTTATGGTGTAG
- a CDS encoding uncharacterized protein (COG:C,H;~EggNog:ENOG410PVYZ;~InterPro:IPR036188,IPR002938;~PFAM:PF01494;~go_function: GO:0071949 - FAD binding [Evidence IEA]) encodes MDGQDLETTDVVVCGCGPTGALLAAYLGQMSVSTVVLEKEADITTDPRGIALDEDGIRLLQGADLYDSIYTEIGTCMYNFNFISGTQKDLDAAPFLSMDYGTTSGGTGHVGFICHKQPTLEKNLRRKLEDCSFCDLRPQSTVVEIEEDAHWTYCTYTDAHGKERRLRARFLVGADGKTGFTRKEYLEPKGVHMERAHDCFYEETWVALNWHITPPTPETHPDFPLWQLGYTPTEVYDLFFPENFRFLCNPERPAVCGRFGLPDDRLWRFEFVVRHGEDPNEMAKRDMIKRVVFPYITHQGDKYGLSHEIQFPEDCIHVIRSRPFRFSARSCNVWAKDRVILCGDSAHVFPPFGGQGIASGFRDAASLAWRLALLCRYHSPESESYKTVLESWYQERKQQLDQSLASTIRNGQFVTEAHPLKILHRSWYYWLVQLVPRWKREMQLGRRKDGLVRYSHLSGMPFVPDLNGGLNVPQVYCRDMSGEVHFTDDVIFRKRDKGLFRMFVYLKNSAEIGTAREVLDDVEVWSNGEIIADQTPFIVEDVAKKDGIIPGKNPVYQVATAEEFAASPLCTRRPAPACYDKYQLGDRVGGRFVIVRPDRFIFAACRGKEDLRRAIDRMLEALQH; translated from the exons ATGGACGGACAAGACCTCGAAACCACTGATGTGGTTGTTTGCGGATGTGGTCCGACAGGGGCCTTGCTGGCTGCATATCTCGGGCAAATGTCTGTTTCCACTGTCGTCCtcgagaaggaggcggaTATTACAACGGACCCTCGTGGAATAGCATTAGACGAGGATGGCATTCGCTTACTGCAAGGCGCAGATCTCTATGACAGTATCTACACAGAAATCGGAACGT GCATgtacaacttcaacttcatcagcGGCACGCAGAAGGACCTGGATGCGGCTCCCTTTCTCTCAATGGACTACGGCACT ACATCTGGCGGGACAGGGCATGTCGGCTTTATCTGCCACAAGCAGCCGACACTGGAGAAGAACCTGCGGAGGAAACTAGAAGATTGTTCGTTTTGTGATCTGAGGCCACAGTCGACTGTTGTCGAGATCGAAGAGGACGCCCACTGGACTTACTGCACTTACACCGACGCTCACGGCAAGGAGCGCCGGCTTCGAGCCAGGTTTCTGGTGGGTGCGGACGGGAAAACAGGTTTCACTCGCAAGGAGTACCTCGAGCCCAAGGGGGTTCACATGGAAAGGGCTCATGA CTGTTTCTACGAGGAGACATGGGTCGCCCTGAACTGGCATATTACTCCGCCAACCCCTGAAACCCACCCAGACTTCCCCCTATGGCAACTCGGATACACTCCGACCGAGGTGTACgatcttttcttcccagaGAACTTTCGATTCCTCTGCAATCCGGAGCGGCCGGCTGTATGCGGGAGGTTTGGACTACCAGACGACCGACTCTGGAGGTTTGAATTTGTGGTGCGCCACGGAGAGGATCCCAACGAGATGGCCAAGCGTGATATGATAAAGAGAGTGGTGTTCCCTTACATTACGCACCAGGGAGATAAATATGG GCTGAGCCACGAAATCCAATTTCCTGAAGACTGCATCCATGTTATACGGTCTCGTCCCTTCAGATTTTCTGCTCGCAGCTGCAATGTCTGGGCGAAGGACCGCGTCATCCTGTGCGGCGATTCTGCACACGTCTTTCCCCCTT TTGGAGGCCAGGGCATCGCGTCGGGATTCCGCGACGCTGCGTCCCTTGCCTGGCGTCTAGCCCTACTATGCCGATACCACTCGCCCGAGTCGGAGTCCTACAAAACTGTCCTGGAATCCTGGTACCAAGAGCGAaagcagcagctggaccaGTCTCTCGCGTCCACCATCCGAAATGGACAATTCGTAACGGAAGCCCACCCGCTTAAAATCCTCCATCGGTCCTGGTACTATTGGCTCGTTCAGCTGGTGCCCAGGTGGAAGCGTGAGATGCAACTCGGCCGACGCAAGGATGGGCTTGTCCGCTACAGCCATCTTAGCGGCATGCCTTTCGTTCCGGACCTTAATGGTGGGTTAAACGTTCCCCAGGTGTATTGTCGCGACATGAGCGGGGAGGTGCATTTCACAGACGACGTTATCTTCCGGAAGCGGGACAAGGGCCTGTTTCGGATGTTTGTATACTTGAAGAACAGTGCAGAGATTGGCACAGCCAGAGAAGTCTTGGACGACGTTGAAGTTTGGTCCAACGGTGAGATTATCGCTGACCAGACTCCCTTCATTGTCGAGGATGTAGCCAAGAAGGATGGGATCATTCCAGGCAAAAATCCGGTATATCAAGTGGCTACAGCGGAGGAGTTTGCTGCATCCCCTCTTTGTACCCGTCGTCCAGCACCGGCCTGTTATGATAAATATCAGCTTGGGGACAGGGTTGGGGGCAGGTTCGTGATCGTGCGACCAGACCGCTTCATATTTGCTGCCTGTAGGGGGAAGGAGGACTTGAGGCGAGCAATTGATCGAATGTTGGAAGCTCTACAGCATTAA
- a CDS encoding putative xylosidase/glycosyl hydrolase (CAZy:GH43;~COG:G;~EggNog:ENOG410PJAU;~InterPro:IPR023296,IPR006710,IPR041542,IPR013320;~PFAM:PF17851,PF04616;~SECRETED:SignalP(1-16);~go_function: GO:0004553 - hydrolase activity, hydrolyzing O-glycosyl compounds [Evidence IEA];~go_process: GO:0005975 - carbohydrate metabolic process [Evidence IEA]), with product MKTVSALLLGATAALAQQYTNPVLWEDLADIDIIRVDDAYYYSASTMHYSPGAPVLRSYNLVDWEYVSHSVPVLDFGTAYSLGDNERAYVQGIWASTLRYQQSSSTFRWLGCIDFATTYVYSASNIEGPWEQTASIPNCYYDAGLLIDDSNNDTESVYVAYGSTAISVAELSSDLTTEVSSQVVYDAPDDVGYIEGARFYNINGTYYIWVTRPATDQLILKSTNGPWGPYEIREVILDVASPVEGSGAPHQGGLVDTPSGDWWYMAFIDAYPGGRIPVLAPVTWDEDGWPSVILDDAGAWGASYDFPVVSDKEVAGIPTSYNFLQDALNAEWEWNHNPDNEQWSISENEGLVLRTASVTDDLYQAKNTLTRRIPGPNATATLTLDLSKMVDGDVAGLALLRDKTAWIGLRKEDGSVRVSMTSGVDMAEDWTTESLGSEEESVQLNATEVYLQVAVDIAPGGGTGRFAYSLDGSTFDPLGPEYTLNNVWEFFLGYRFGIFNYASLELGGQVSVLGFNITV from the coding sequence ATGAAGACCGTTTCAGCCCTCCTTCTTGGGGCAACCGCTGCCCTCGCCCAACAATACACCAACCCAGTCCTTTGGGAAGATCTCGCGGACATCGATATCATCCGCGTCGACGATGCATACTACTACTCCGCCTCGACGATGCATTACTCCCCCGGAGCCCCGGTTCTGCGCTCCTACAATCTCGTTGACTGGGAGTATGTGTCGCATTCTGTTCCAGTGCTAGACTTCGGCACAGCCTACTCTCTCGGGGACAACGAACGTGCCTATGTCCAGGGGATTTGGGCCTCCACACTGCGATATCAGCAAAGCTCATCTACCTTCCGCTGGCTAGGATGTATCGACTTCGCGACTACATACGTCTACTCTGCCAGTAACATAGAAGGACCGTGGGAGCAAACCGCTAGCATACCCAACTGCTACTACGACGCGGGCCTGCTCATCGATGACTCGAATAACGATACAGAAAGCGTCTATGTTGCCTATGGATCGACGGCTATCAGCGTCGCGGAGCTCTCCTCGGATCTCACCACCGAGGTTTCCTCGCAAGTTGTGTACGACGCCCCCGACGACGTCGGATATATCGAAGGCGCGCGGTTCTACAACATCAACGGCACTTACTACATCTGGGTTACACGGCCAGCAACCGACCAACTGATTCTAAAATCAACAAACGGGCCTTGGGGCCCATACGAGATCCGTGAGGTGATCCTTGATGTGGCGTCCCCTGTGGAGGGCTCAGGAGCACCGCACCAAGGGGGACTAGTCGACACCCCGTCCGGGGACTGGTGGTATATGGCATTCATCGATGCTTATCCTGGTGGTCGGATTCCGGTTCTTGCGCCGGTGACGTGGGATGAAGACGGGTGGCCGAGTGTTATTTTGGACGATGCAGGCGCGTGGGGGGCCAGCTACGACTTTCCGGTAGTTTCTGATAAGGAGGTTGCAGGGATTCCGACGTCTTACAACTTCCTCCAGGATGCCTTGAACGCGGAGTGGGAGTGGAATCATAACCCGGATAATGAGCAGTGGAGCATTTCAGAGAACGAGGGATTGGTGCTGCGCACGGCGTCTGTGACGGATGACTTGTACCAGGCGAAGAATACCCTGACGAGGAGGATTCCTGGGCCTAATGCTACCGCGACCTTGACGCTGGATTTATCAAagatggtggatggggatgtGGCTGGGTTAGCCTTGTTACGAGACAAGACAGCGTGGATTGGGCTGCGGAAGGAAGACGGAAGTGTGCGGGTGAGTATGACGAGTGGAGTGGATATGGCCGAGGACTGGACGACCGAGTCGTTGGGAAGTGAAGAGGAGAGTGTGCAGTTGAATGCAACAGAGGTCTACCTGCAAGTGGCGGTGGATATTGCACCTGGTGGAGGCACTGGCAGGTTTGCATATTCACTAGATGGCAGCACCTTTGATCCATTGGGACCTGAATATACGTTGAACAATGTCTGGGAATTCTTTCTGGGATACCGATTTGGCATCTTCAACTATGCCTCGTTGGAACTGGGAGGTCAGGTTTCTGTTCTGGGATTTAACATCACTGTTTGA
- a CDS encoding fumarylacetoacetate hydrolase family protein (COG:Q;~EggNog:ENOG410PU9T;~InterPro:IPR011234,IPR036663;~PFAM:PF01557;~go_function: GO:0003824 - catalytic activity [Evidence IEA]) yields the protein MSWTHLVRFIAAEDSQIHLGQLVDTARDVGRDTFDGANIPVFLIEGSIFDGRVTETILHIQQLLSPVSREQCSYIRCLGLNYLDHAREANMALPKAPVLFTKPRTALVGPYPTTVNVPKCAQDETSDYEAELCVVIGKTGRDIPEEDALEYVLGYTASNDVSARSLQMITPQWSFSKGLDGSCPIGPVLVSPSVIEDPQNLPIKAIHNGRVVQDGHTKDMIFSIKKQISYLSQGTTLEAGTIFLTGTPAGIGYFREPRVVLRDGDDMRVEIGKIGTLVNEIRYE from the exons ATGTCCTGGACACACCTCGTTCGCTTTATTGCCGCTGAAGATAGCCAGATTCACCTGGGCCAGCTGGTCGATACTGCCCGTGACGTCGGGCGAGATACCTTCGATGGCGCCAATATCCCTGTGTTCCTAATTGAGGGGTCCATATTCGACGGGCGAGTGACCGAGACAATCTTGCACATTCAACAG CTTCTGTCCCCAGTCTCCCGCGAACAATGCAGCTACATCCGGTGTCTGGGTCTGAACTATCTGGACCATGCCAGGGAAGCAAACATGGCCCTACCAAAGGCGCCCGTCCTCTTCACAAAGCCACGCACTGCATTAGTTGGTCCGTACCCGACAACGGTCAATGTGCCGAAGTGCGCCCAGGATGAGACCAGTGACTATGAAGCCGAGCTGTGCGTGGTTATTGGAAAGACCGGTCGTGATATTCCCGAGGAAGATGCCCTCGAATATGTGCTGGGATACACTGCGTCCAATGATGTGTCGGCCCGTTCGCTCCAGATGATCACTCCTCAGTGGTCGTTCTCGAAAGGACTAGACGGCAGCTGTCCGATAG GTCCTGTCCTCGTCTCCCCTAGTGTGATAGAGGACCCCCAGAACCTGCCCATCAAGGCTATACACAACGGTCGCGTAGTCCAGGACGGACATACGAAGGACATGATTTTTTCGATCAAGAAACAGATTTCGTACCTCTCCCAGGGTACAACTCTCGAGGCCGGTACCATCTTCTTGACCGGCACTCCGGCTGGCATTGGATACTTCCGGGAGCCGCGCGTGGTTCTCAGAGACGGGGATGACATGCGGGTGGAGATTGGCAAGATTGGAACACTGGTGAACGAAATTAGATATGAGTAG